A region of the Cannabis sativa cultivar Pink pepper isolate KNU-18-1 chromosome 3, ASM2916894v1, whole genome shotgun sequence genome:
gtgcctcgccaaaaaaaagtgttagtgccttataataatttaactataatttgatataaggttaattagattaaagaagagtatacatcattccaaacagcattccctggttgccgatgtagttACACGTAGCAACCCGTCGCAAATCCTCTCCGCATAAAATGATCcgggtacgcggtgcaatgaatcctcgggggacagaaattgtgattatatcacgtttatctttgagccttaggaattcatgaatcatccatttcagcgaattagggatcaacgccatcttctcttccgtgaacaactcatcttcccgtgcaccacggctttctggagaaagcatcggagctttcccctttgacgcatcacgtcttgagggcggttgagcgagtggaccctaaacaaaacagaacataatatatatatatcaaattttatctaatttctaccgaaatttcggcagcataacggttgtaattgaatgatcCCAAAAATTTAGAACATGGTcgtataacgacaaataacacatatacaACGgatagtttgttcatccatcccaccgcaaagacatatattcgcagaacctacttcactacggatgaatatttaagatattcaaactccactaatcattaataattaatttcagttgagaagttacctcggttgttaaaattaagtgtttaggccaaggaaggaacatctggtacacgtccctaacatatctgaaCTCTTCAAGtgggactgggatttcagcgtcctcttgcaggatttccgtaaccatgatccgagcatgtgaatcatcgtaatcctggcagtgaactttgatcacacccacatgctcgtacaaataccctcgggccacaatattgtcgatgttgtcagagcagagatgtacttgctgagTAAGGGCCGCTtggtcatcaaaattgtataggataccttggtcgttgagggaaatgaactcctcagcataaatttgtggttgtacctcatcctgaggagcgtatggttgtggaacatacgcctcaccagccacctctccttcttcctcttgttcggcagcgttcCTCTCCGTcgcttaagggattggacttcggcttttaattgttcaatctccttcgcttgccgagccacaacatcggtacacttcccttttcttccgcCGAACAGTGgagatgccctggtcaggaacctacaaatcataaaatgcaaattagcaacgatttcatttgtgtaactaaataaataacatttgaagtaatagcatacccgGCCACGACACGTCCGGGATGCTcggtgtcccgagcgcctgcgtgaggatatcgttttggccctggacctgaatttgtccctgactaagcttctcctctaattgagcctaatgcacgcatatattcaagcaattagtatatgaattatatacactaactctaattgaattatatattcaagcaattagtatatgaattaatatatacttactatcttctcggcaatttccttgtcgtaatcagtgacaagttttctactcttggtgcgagatttaatccaaacacggtggcggggaggatctcgcaacttcgaggtcctttttctacataacgttataacaatgaaatgagtaccaattaaattgtatagcacattatagcacattaaatttttagtattacttaccacagcttcccgtacgttcaccatcccactccgaccacttcgatgtctggattgaatttttgaggaacgttcacgttgcaccttactcaattcctacaatgccaaaaaaatacattagatacatgtacttgtatttaagagtttatcttagtgttaatataattagcgtaccggaaattcaggagttagtctactttcaacaaatttgcaccaatcGGCGGCGTCGATCTCCGGTGCTTTTCGGGGACTTGTGCCGGTCGTCCCGCatcattctctttcaacgctggcattatgatgtcttttgtcatcctattcttgaagtctttcattaacttcccagctaggatgagacaatcatgtttgaaggtgtccggcacaatgaaccccgtctattttgaaggaaaacaaacacggttagagtcaacatttggagtaatagaaaaacaaatcaaaattctaacaaataatagcttacctgaatgtctttccaaacttgatttttcagagtctggttgacttctttccaatttttataagCCAACCCTATTGTCCGCCGACATCCGACTCCCGTagtggatacgagcttcgcgtagctttttccacagtattgacctttatcattaacttcgagggccactcttttgccctgatccattagtttggatatttcattcatttgcgtcggccctcgtgtaggtattgtgGTTGGACACTCTGCCTCTGGGTCTGAATCAGATCCCGAACTCGAGTTGGCCatatctacaccattaacaaacaaaattgAATATCATGCTAC
Encoded here:
- the LOC133035508 gene encoding uncharacterized protein LOC133035508 produces the protein MVTEILQEDAEIPVPLEEFRYVRDVYQMFLPWPKHLILTTEGPLAQPPSRRDASKGKAPMLSPESRGAREDELFTEEKMALIPNSLKWMIHEFLRLKDKRDIITISVPRGFIAPRTRIILCGEDLRRVATLNVSKKFTLIQISPQSLKIIIILSLGLLPQFFEIEDLSASK